The following are encoded together in the Arcticibacterium luteifluviistationis genome:
- a CDS encoding NAD kinase yields the protein MNIAVHGRDFKPEDKHLVQMVFDELAENQLNVQVSDSFRKILSAAEISPLTEKTVSFNGKEDIDIVLSLGGDGTFLETVSKVGASEKPILGVNFGRLGFLTSIQPTDIKAGIQKLLKNQYKLDERSMLHADSEIELFESGTNFALNEIAISKTDTSSMIIIHAFINGEFLNSYWADGLMVASATGSTGYSLSCGGPLVMPHSDNFIITPICPHNLFVRPMIVPKSSIISLKVESRSNNYLVSMDSRAKIIGDVDSEITISKESFKAKLITLDGSDFLDTLRAKLGWGRDVRNRTHLPEIEETS from the coding sequence ATGAATATCGCAGTCCATGGAAGGGATTTCAAACCTGAGGACAAGCACCTTGTTCAAATGGTTTTTGATGAACTAGCTGAAAACCAATTAAACGTACAAGTTTCCGATTCTTTTAGAAAGATCCTTTCAGCCGCAGAGATTTCCCCTTTGACCGAAAAAACGGTCTCCTTTAACGGAAAAGAGGATATTGATATAGTTTTGAGCCTTGGAGGCGACGGAACTTTTCTTGAAACAGTAAGTAAAGTAGGTGCTAGCGAGAAGCCTATATTAGGTGTCAACTTTGGTAGATTAGGTTTTCTTACATCTATTCAACCTACTGATATCAAAGCCGGAATTCAAAAACTCCTTAAAAATCAGTATAAACTTGATGAGCGAAGCATGCTCCATGCCGACTCTGAAATAGAACTTTTTGAATCAGGCACGAACTTTGCCTTAAATGAAATAGCAATCTCGAAGACTGATACTTCTTCCATGATTATTATCCATGCGTTCATAAATGGAGAGTTTTTAAACTCCTACTGGGCGGATGGTCTTATGGTGGCTTCAGCTACTGGTTCTACAGGTTATTCATTAAGCTGTGGTGGTCCATTAGTAATGCCGCATTCGGACAATTTTATTATTACACCAATTTGTCCGCATAATTTATTCGTAAGACCAATGATAGTACCTAAATCAAGTATCATTTCTTTGAAGGTAGAAAGTAGGAGTAATAACTACTTAGTTTCAATGGACTCACGTGCAAAAATAATAGGCGATGTCGATAGCGAAATCACTATTAGTAAAGAGTCTTTTAAGGCTAAATTAATTACCCTAGATGGTTCAGATTTTTTAGACACCCTTAGAGCCAAACTCGGTTGGGGTAGAGATGTCAGAAATAGAACCCATCTTCCTGAAATTGAAGAGACTTCTTGA
- a CDS encoding sensor histidine kinase translates to MKLSPRWIAFLLAGIVSSITMLFLSFIPECTTNILFVAGAGSFLTAFFTAYVMLDILLLKEVKQIYDTLQKLKIGDLDIKKKSVFKSFNPFNKLNNEISDYVNAKQIEIDELKRMESFRREFLADVSHELKTPIFAAQGFVHTLLDGAKDDPSVAKRFLKKAAKSLDGLDALVRDLVVLTQVETGDIKMNFEIVDIVSITEDIFEQLENKADKRGIHLKIRPKAIKECAVVADAQRIYQVLTNFIDNGIKYGKENGKVSVEFEEFEEHFLITVEDDGPGIPKDHLARIFERFYRVDKSRSRETGGTGLGLAIVKHILNAHKSSINVTSTPETGTRFSFTLSKGI, encoded by the coding sequence ATGAAATTATCTCCAAGGTGGATTGCGTTTTTATTAGCAGGGATAGTATCTTCTATCACCATGCTATTTCTGAGCTTTATACCAGAATGCACTACAAATATTCTTTTTGTAGCAGGTGCTGGCTCATTTTTGACAGCTTTTTTTACAGCTTACGTCATGCTAGACATACTTCTATTAAAAGAAGTCAAGCAGATTTATGATACCCTGCAAAAGCTAAAAATAGGAGACCTCGATATCAAAAAAAAGTCTGTTTTTAAAAGTTTCAACCCCTTCAATAAGCTCAACAACGAAATCTCTGATTATGTCAATGCCAAGCAAATTGAGATTGACGAATTAAAAAGAATGGAATCATTCAGAAGAGAATTTTTAGCAGATGTCTCTCATGAACTAAAAACACCCATTTTTGCTGCACAAGGTTTCGTTCATACACTTTTAGACGGTGCAAAAGACGATCCATCTGTTGCAAAACGATTCTTAAAAAAGGCAGCAAAGAGTCTAGACGGTTTGGATGCTCTCGTTAGAGATTTAGTGGTACTTACGCAGGTAGAAACGGGCGACATTAAAATGAATTTCGAGATTGTAGATATCGTTAGTATTACGGAAGATATCTTTGAACAATTAGAAAACAAAGCTGACAAAAGAGGCATCCACTTAAAAATTAGACCAAAAGCTATTAAGGAATGTGCGGTGGTGGCTGATGCACAAAGAATTTATCAAGTTCTTACCAACTTTATAGATAACGGTATCAAATACGGTAAAGAGAATGGTAAAGTAAGCGTAGAATTTGAAGAATTTGAAGAACACTTTCTAATTACTGTTGAAGACGACGGTCCAGGTATCCCAAAAGACCATCTCGCAAGAATATTTGAACGTTTTTATAGAGTCGATAAAAGCAGAAGTAGAGAGACTGGTGGAACTGGTTTGGGCTTGGCTATTGTTAAGCACATATTAAACGCTCATAAATCTAGTATCAATGTAACCTCAACTCCTGAAACAGGCACAAGGTTCTCATTTACTTTATCTAAAGGAATATAA
- a CDS encoding GH3 auxin-responsive promoter family protein, protein MSVLNDILGFFIKRRIERINEFRINPHDTQIQQFDSLIYKARKTEFGKIYGYADIRNVSDFQNRVPIVSYETFYPYIERVLKGEQNVLWPSTISLFSKSSGTTNAKSKYIPVSDESLESCHYKGGKDLITLYLTEYPEAKLFEGKGLSIGGSLQNNPFNSKTEVGDISAIIMQNLPQWAEYLRTPPIEVALMDNWGKKLSKMIEICQKENLTSILGVPTWTVVFLERLMEETGHENLLELWPNFELFVHGAVNFQPYRELFKTKFFPSTDVHYLEIYNASEGYFAVQDDFSKEGEMLLMLDYGVFYEFIPMEHIEEEHPKTLTIDQVELDKNYAILISTNAGLWRYKIGDTVKFTSTSPYRIKISGRTKHFINAFGEELIIENAEKGITAACEATGLSVKDFTAGPIYMQGKQKGSHEWIIECNAKPENPSEFIEKLDNTLRRVNSDYDAKRRGDLALCMPKVHFVNEGTFYSWMEKRGKLGGQNKVPRLSNNREFIEDILAFIN, encoded by the coding sequence TTGAGCGTTTTAAATGACATTCTAGGTTTCTTTATCAAAAGGCGAATTGAGCGAATTAACGAATTCAGAATCAACCCTCATGATACTCAAATTCAACAGTTCGATAGCTTAATTTATAAAGCGAGAAAAACTGAATTTGGTAAAATTTATGGCTATGCTGATATTAGGAATGTATCGGATTTTCAAAACAGAGTACCTATAGTCTCTTATGAAACCTTCTATCCCTATATAGAACGTGTGCTTAAAGGAGAACAGAACGTCCTTTGGCCCAGCACTATAAGTCTCTTTTCGAAATCTTCAGGCACCACAAATGCGAAAAGCAAGTATATCCCTGTTTCTGACGAGTCATTAGAAAGTTGTCATTACAAAGGTGGTAAAGACCTCATTACCCTCTACCTAACCGAATATCCTGAAGCAAAGCTTTTTGAAGGAAAAGGCTTATCTATAGGAGGTTCTTTACAAAACAATCCTTTTAATAGCAAAACAGAGGTAGGCGATATTTCGGCTATCATCATGCAAAACTTACCTCAATGGGCCGAATACCTTCGAACACCGCCTATTGAAGTCGCTCTAATGGACAATTGGGGAAAAAAGCTTTCCAAAATGATTGAAATCTGTCAGAAAGAAAATCTCACAAGTATTTTAGGTGTGCCTACCTGGACAGTAGTCTTTTTAGAACGCTTAATGGAAGAAACAGGCCATGAAAACTTGCTAGAATTATGGCCCAATTTTGAACTCTTTGTTCATGGAGCTGTCAATTTCCAACCATACCGAGAGCTTTTCAAAACCAAGTTTTTCCCCTCCACTGATGTTCACTATTTAGAAATTTATAATGCGTCAGAAGGGTATTTTGCAGTACAAGATGACTTTTCGAAAGAAGGCGAAATGCTCCTAATGTTAGACTATGGTGTATTTTATGAATTTATCCCAATGGAACACATTGAGGAAGAACATCCCAAAACCTTAACTATTGACCAGGTAGAACTGGATAAAAACTACGCTATTCTAATTTCTACCAATGCCGGTCTATGGAGATACAAAATTGGTGACACAGTAAAGTTCACATCAACTTCTCCTTATAGAATAAAAATATCAGGAAGAACGAAACACTTCATCAATGCTTTTGGTGAAGAGTTAATTATAGAAAACGCTGAAAAGGGAATAACTGCTGCCTGTGAAGCCACAGGACTTTCTGTAAAAGATTTCACTGCTGGCCCTATTTACATGCAAGGAAAACAGAAAGGCTCTCACGAATGGATTATCGAGTGTAATGCTAAGCCAGAAAATCCTTCCGAATTCATAGAAAAACTTGACAATACCCTCCGAAGAGTAAACTCTGATTATGATGCCAAAAGGCGTGGAGATTTAGCCCTTTGTATGCCTAAAGTTCACTTTGTAAATGAAGGTACTTTTTATAGCTGGATGGAAAAAAGAGGTAAACTCGGAGGTCAAAATAAGGTTCCAAGATTAAGTAACAACCGTGAGTTCATTGAAGATATTCTTGCGTTTATAAATTAA
- the uppS gene encoding polyprenyl diphosphate synthase produces MDGNGRWAKKQGAMRIFGHHHGIKAVRETVEACGELGIQYLTLYTFSTENWSRPKIEVDGIMKLLVSTIGKEIPDLNKNNVRLKTIGDLDSLPNSAREEMLKGVKLTESNTGLTLNLALSYSGRWDIVQAVKEISSKVKKGEISIDSINEASFSRYLATEESPEVDLLVRTGGDHRISNYLLWQSAYAELLFMDDIFWPEFRKKDLFNAVYTYQQRERRFGKTGDQVKKP; encoded by the coding sequence ATGGATGGGAATGGTAGATGGGCTAAAAAACAAGGTGCAATGAGGATTTTTGGACATCATCATGGCATTAAAGCAGTTCGAGAAACTGTGGAAGCCTGTGGTGAACTTGGCATTCAATATCTAACCCTATATACTTTTTCTACCGAAAACTGGAGCCGTCCCAAAATTGAAGTTGATGGTATAATGAAGCTTTTGGTATCAACTATAGGTAAAGAAATCCCCGATTTAAATAAAAATAATGTTCGTCTAAAAACTATAGGAGATTTAGATTCTTTACCTAACTCTGCTAGAGAAGAAATGTTAAAAGGTGTGAAGCTGACAGAGAGCAATACTGGTTTAACATTGAATCTTGCCTTAAGTTATAGCGGAAGGTGGGACATAGTTCAAGCGGTGAAGGAGATATCGTCAAAAGTTAAAAAAGGTGAAATAAGTATTGATAGTATAAATGAAGCCTCTTTTAGTCGTTACTTAGCTACAGAAGAGAGCCCCGAAGTAGATTTGTTGGTGCGAACTGGTGGAGATCACCGTATTAGTAATTACTTACTTTGGCAGTCGGCCTATGCAGAGTTACTTTTTATGGATGATATTTTTTGGCCAGAGTTTAGAAAGAAAGATTTATTTAATGCTGTATACACTTACCAGCAAAGAGAAAGAAGATTTGGAAAAACAGGAGATCAGGTTAAGAAGCCTTAA
- a CDS encoding AI-2E family transporter — protein sequence MSNRKTSPSIILAANLLIGVILVFILWVLKDVLVPLAFAGILAILLLPVCAFLERKRFPRVLAISLTILIVFGIVILVITLMVGQIRSLDEVWPQMLEKGEEWLKMGQNLLSEKLNMQQAEQLTKGREYLTELLKSSSSLISGTLSNTTGFLANLALIPLYVFLMLLYRDFFEEFLFKLFKNVAHDSVLVVTNKIKDVAQNYMSGLILVILIIGALNTLSLLLLGIENAFFFGFFAAVLVLVPYIGVAIGSILPIILALITKDSAWYAVGVAISFGVIQFLEGNFITPYIVGSKVSINSFAAIVALILFGNLWGIGGLVLALPLTAIVKVLFDSIDKLKPWGFLLGDVEED from the coding sequence ATGTCAAATAGAAAGACGTCCCCTTCGATAATTCTTGCAGCCAACTTACTCATTGGAGTTATTTTAGTCTTCATATTGTGGGTACTTAAAGATGTTTTGGTTCCATTAGCATTTGCTGGAATATTAGCCATATTGCTTTTACCCGTTTGTGCTTTTCTGGAGCGAAAAAGGTTTCCTAGAGTTTTGGCTATTAGCCTTACCATTTTGATAGTTTTTGGAATTGTAATACTGGTCATCACTTTAATGGTTGGGCAAATCAGGTCTTTAGATGAAGTTTGGCCACAAATGTTAGAGAAGGGTGAAGAATGGCTAAAGATGGGGCAGAATCTATTGTCTGAAAAGCTAAACATGCAGCAGGCAGAGCAGTTAACTAAGGGGAGGGAATACTTAACAGAATTACTTAAAAGTAGCAGCTCTTTGATTTCAGGAACACTATCTAATACAACAGGCTTTTTAGCTAATTTAGCTTTGATACCTCTTTATGTGTTTTTAATGCTGCTCTACAGAGATTTTTTCGAGGAATTTCTATTTAAGCTTTTTAAGAATGTTGCTCATGATAGTGTGTTGGTTGTAACTAACAAGATTAAGGATGTGGCTCAAAACTATATGTCTGGATTGATTTTGGTTATTCTAATAATAGGAGCTTTGAATACTCTTTCACTTTTATTGTTAGGTATTGAGAATGCCTTCTTTTTTGGTTTTTTTGCGGCGGTATTGGTTTTAGTGCCTTACATCGGTGTAGCTATAGGCTCTATTTTACCTATAATTTTGGCACTAATTACTAAAGATTCAGCGTGGTATGCAGTGGGCGTTGCTATAAGTTTTGGGGTGATTCAGTTTTTAGAAGGAAATTTCATAACGCCATACATAGTGGGCTCTAAAGTTAGTATTAATAGTTTTGCCGCTATTGTGGCTTTAATTTTATTCGGGAATTTGTGGGGAATAGGTGGACTAGTTTTAGCGTTACCACTCACAGCTATTGTTAAGGTTTTGTTTGACTCTATAGACAAGTTGAAACCATGGGGTTTCTTATTGGGCGATGTAGAAGAAGATTAA
- a CDS encoding response regulator transcription factor, translating into MSGKILLVDDDEDIIELLTYNLKKEGYKVKSANNGLKGIEKAASFMPDIILMDIMMPVLDGIEAGRQIKEDPNLKGIHIIYLTARAEEFSEIAAFEAGADDYITKPIKPRPLISRIKAHFRKGFDKNSEEDILEIGGLIINRLNYSVTKENGDEIVLPKKEFQLLFQLAKKPDNVHSRTELLHKIWGADVYVVERTVDVHIRKVREKLGDNVIKTLKGLGYMFNSK; encoded by the coding sequence ATGTCAGGCAAGATACTATTAGTAGATGATGACGAAGACATCATTGAACTTTTAACCTACAACTTAAAAAAAGAAGGTTATAAGGTAAAGTCAGCAAATAATGGTCTTAAGGGCATTGAAAAGGCTGCTTCTTTTATGCCAGACATAATCCTAATGGATATCATGATGCCCGTTTTAGATGGCATTGAGGCCGGTAGGCAAATAAAAGAAGACCCAAACTTAAAAGGCATTCACATCATTTATTTGACTGCCAGAGCGGAAGAATTTTCCGAAATAGCCGCTTTTGAAGCAGGTGCCGATGATTATATCACGAAACCTATCAAACCAAGGCCACTTATTAGTAGAATTAAAGCTCACTTCCGAAAAGGTTTTGACAAAAACAGTGAAGAGGACATTCTTGAAATAGGTGGATTAATTATTAATCGTTTAAACTACTCAGTCACTAAAGAAAATGGTGATGAGATAGTACTACCTAAAAAAGAATTTCAATTACTTTTCCAACTGGCAAAAAAACCAGACAATGTACATTCTAGAACCGAGCTTCTTCATAAAATATGGGGAGCTGACGTATATGTGGTGGAGCGTACAGTAGATGTTCACATCAGAAAAGTAAGAGAAAAACTTGGTGACAATGTAATTAAAACCCTGAAAGGGCTTGGTTACATGTTTAATTCGAAATAA
- a CDS encoding alpha/beta fold hydrolase gives MAYQIKTEGKYNYVDEGEGPTLLVLHGLFGALSNFNDVVKGFKKNYRVIIPLMPIYDMPMRQASLEGLLAYIEGFVIQLKLKDMILLGNSLGGHVGLLYTLAHPESVASLVLTGSSGLFENTMGGSFPKRGNYEYIKERVEYTFYDPKTATKELVDECFEITSSIPKCMNIVQIAKSAQRNNMASEIPSIKVPTCLIWGLNDTITPPHVGHEFNRLMPNSELHFIDKCCHAPMMERPVEFNEILEKFLAKINKLVFA, from the coding sequence ATGGCATACCAAATAAAAACAGAAGGAAAGTATAATTATGTAGATGAAGGCGAAGGCCCAACGCTGTTGGTTCTTCATGGTCTTTTTGGTGCTTTGAGTAATTTCAATGACGTAGTTAAAGGTTTCAAAAAAAACTATCGCGTCATTATACCGCTCATGCCAATCTATGACATGCCAATGCGTCAAGCTAGCTTGGAAGGGCTTCTTGCGTACATCGAGGGCTTTGTGATTCAGCTTAAACTTAAAGACATGATCCTACTAGGAAACTCTCTTGGAGGTCATGTTGGCTTACTCTATACACTTGCCCATCCTGAAAGTGTAGCCAGCCTTGTATTAACTGGTAGCTCTGGACTTTTCGAAAATACTATGGGTGGTTCTTTCCCCAAAAGAGGAAATTATGAGTACATAAAAGAACGAGTAGAATATACCTTTTATGACCCAAAAACTGCTACAAAAGAATTAGTAGATGAATGTTTTGAAATCACAAGCAGTATTCCAAAATGTATGAATATTGTTCAGATTGCAAAATCGGCTCAAAGAAACAATATGGCAAGTGAAATACCTTCCATCAAAGTTCCTACTTGTTTAATATGGGGACTGAATGACACCATTACCCCTCCACATGTTGGACATGAGTTTAATAGGCTAATGCCGAATTCAGAACTTCATTTTATTGATAAATGCTGCCATGCACCTATGATGGAACGTCCAGTAGAATTCAATGAAATTCTAGAGAAATTTCTAGCCAAGATCAATAAACTAGTTTTTGCCTAA
- a CDS encoding RluA family pseudouridine synthase, with translation MELSKYKKAPKNIIFEDLIVFQNEDYLLINKPPFVSSLPERTGDRSLSILKLAKEHFEDIQLCHRLDKETSGILLLAKNPEAYRNASMQFEHREIKKEYHALVNGVHDLDSISVFLPIAILKDKTGVKIDRVKGKIAETVFFTEKKYSQHTLLRCYPITGRMHQIRVHLMCLGAPIVCDPTYTGEYIFLSNLKRKFNLKESDEELPLMKRVALHAKKISFSGVNGELIEAEAPYPKDFEVLIKQLDKFSS, from the coding sequence ATAGAACTTTCTAAATATAAAAAGGCTCCTAAAAATATAATTTTTGAAGACCTAATAGTTTTCCAAAATGAAGACTATTTGCTAATAAACAAACCTCCATTTGTTTCATCTTTACCAGAACGAACAGGTGACAGAAGCTTAAGTATTCTCAAACTAGCAAAGGAGCATTTTGAAGATATCCAACTGTGTCATAGACTTGACAAAGAGACTTCTGGAATTTTATTATTGGCCAAAAATCCAGAAGCCTATAGAAACGCTTCCATGCAGTTTGAACACCGAGAAATCAAAAAAGAATATCACGCTTTGGTTAATGGTGTGCACGATTTAGACAGCATTTCAGTTTTCTTACCAATAGCCATTCTTAAAGACAAAACAGGTGTAAAAATTGACCGAGTAAAAGGTAAAATAGCCGAAACTGTATTCTTTACAGAAAAAAAGTATAGTCAACATACGCTCTTAAGGTGCTACCCTATTACCGGAAGAATGCACCAAATACGAGTTCATTTGATGTGCTTGGGAGCCCCTATAGTATGCGACCCAACCTATACCGGAGAGTATATTTTTCTTTCAAATCTAAAAAGAAAATTCAATCTTAAAGAAAGTGATGAGGAACTCCCTCTTATGAAAAGGGTAGCTCTACATGCTAAAAAAATCTCCTTTAGTGGGGTAAATGGAGAACTAATAGAGGCCGAAGCCCCCTACCCTAAAGATTTTGAGGTTTTAATTAAGCAACTCGACAAATTTAGTAGTTAA
- a CDS encoding DUF6089 family protein, protein MTKTKLISIFFLLSLTCNAQALEVGIGSGFTSYRGDLNPNFNPLLARPAANVMVRYNFSRAFSLKGRSMYGFITGKDALSSNPLNKERDWSFDGQIMNWGLDLEYNFLNFRASGTIVRSKWTPILFLGIEQYRMPKRNFHANGLTYSDEVDSPSKALSYGFGFKKELNAKWNLSASLGCKLAMEKSNNDYFDGFGYFDDETEPYKNIYPDAVAEPAKYSTPNAHVKDRFFYANVTLSYVFSGVRCP, encoded by the coding sequence TTGACTAAAACCAAATTAATAAGCATTTTCTTCCTCCTTTCACTTACTTGTAATGCTCAAGCTTTGGAGGTAGGAATTGGTTCGGGGTTTACGAGTTATAGAGGGGACCTTAATCCTAACTTTAATCCATTACTCGCCCGACCTGCGGCAAACGTGATGGTCCGCTATAATTTCTCAAGGGCTTTTTCATTGAAAGGTAGAAGCATGTATGGTTTTATCACCGGTAAAGACGCACTAAGTTCAAACCCGTTAAACAAAGAAAGAGACTGGAGTTTCGATGGTCAAATAATGAATTGGGGATTAGATTTAGAATATAACTTCCTAAACTTTCGTGCCTCAGGTACTATTGTCCGTTCCAAATGGACCCCCATTCTTTTCTTAGGAATTGAGCAATATAGAATGCCTAAAAGAAATTTTCATGCAAATGGTCTTACCTACAGCGATGAGGTAGATTCACCAAGTAAAGCCCTCTCTTATGGATTCGGCTTCAAAAAAGAGTTAAATGCCAAATGGAATCTAAGTGCTTCTCTAGGCTGTAAATTGGCCATGGAAAAGTCTAATAACGACTATTTTGATGGCTTCGGGTACTTTGACGATGAAACTGAACCTTATAAAAATATATACCCTGATGCTGTAGCAGAACCTGCTAAGTATTCCACCCCTAATGCTCATGTAAAAGACAGATTCTTTTACGCTAATGTAACTTTAAGTTATGTGTTTTCGGGTGTTAGATGCCCCTAA
- a CDS encoding CBS domain-containing protein — translation MLARDLIEKDLPAIDIDDKVSTALQYMEEENLNQLVLIHEAEVLGVIEKDILYNFDDRSKLSLVPIKFTNVEVKENQHLLLLAEHCINKDLEICPVVDYENNYLGSIKTVDIYKKVIAGQFSGNGGLMSLEISQKDYSLSDISRIIETEGLRIEKLYLSQENQNDYNFIIKLNKTEIDPAINSLKRFGYKVAQINERANNTYPDLERFEQLMKYLEI, via the coding sequence ATGCTAGCCAGAGACCTCATAGAGAAAGACTTGCCTGCCATAGATATTGACGATAAAGTCAGTACAGCTTTGCAGTATATGGAAGAAGAAAACCTTAACCAGTTAGTTCTCATTCATGAAGCTGAGGTACTAGGTGTCATTGAAAAAGACATCCTTTACAACTTTGACGACCGCTCAAAACTATCCTTAGTTCCTATAAAATTCACTAACGTAGAGGTTAAAGAAAACCAACACCTTTTACTATTAGCTGAGCATTGTATCAATAAAGACTTAGAAATATGTCCTGTGGTTGATTATGAAAATAATTACCTAGGAAGCATAAAGACTGTTGATATTTATAAAAAAGTTATAGCTGGTCAATTTTCAGGAAACGGTGGACTCATGAGCCTAGAAATAAGTCAAAAAGATTATAGCCTTTCTGACATCAGCAGAATTATAGAAACTGAGGGTTTAAGAATAGAAAAATTATATCTATCTCAAGAAAATCAGAACGACTATAATTTTATTATAAAACTCAATAAGACAGAGATAGACCCAGCAATAAACAGTTTAAAACGTTTTGGATACAAAGTAGCTCAGATTAACGAACGGGCAAATAACACCTATCCAGACTTAGAGCGTTTTGAGCAGTTGATGAAATATCTTGAAATTTAA